Proteins encoded within one genomic window of Mycolicibacterium aubagnense:
- the stf0 gene encoding trehalose 2-sulfotransferase, whose product MTASTAYLVLASQRSGSTLLVESLRATGVAGEPQEFFQYLPHSSMSPQPREWFADTEDESILRLLDPLIDGRPELAPATIWRDYIQTAGRTPNGIWGGKLMWNQTAQLQRRAQDLPDRSGEGLLAAIRDVVGSDPVLIHIHRPDVVSQAVSFWRAVQTRVWRGRPDPVRDARAEYHAGAIAHVVRMLRDQEEGWQKWFLDENVNRIEVPYPVLWRNLTEVVGDVLEALGQDRRLAPRPVLERQADQRSDEWVERYRAEADKEGLPV is encoded by the coding sequence ATGACAGCATCGACGGCCTATCTGGTCCTCGCATCACAGCGCAGCGGCAGCACGCTTCTGGTCGAGTCGCTGCGCGCCACCGGTGTGGCCGGGGAGCCGCAGGAGTTCTTTCAGTACCTGCCGCACAGCAGCATGTCGCCACAGCCGCGGGAGTGGTTCGCCGACACCGAGGACGAGTCGATCCTGCGGTTGCTCGACCCACTGATCGATGGCAGGCCCGAACTCGCACCGGCGACCATCTGGCGCGACTACATCCAGACCGCGGGCCGCACGCCCAACGGAATCTGGGGCGGCAAGCTCATGTGGAACCAGACCGCACAATTGCAGCGACGGGCCCAGGATCTGCCGGACCGCTCCGGTGAGGGACTGCTGGCCGCCATCCGCGACGTCGTCGGCTCCGATCCGGTGCTGATCCACATCCACCGTCCCGACGTGGTGTCCCAGGCGGTTTCGTTCTGGCGGGCGGTACAGACCCGGGTCTGGCGGGGACGCCCGGACCCGGTGCGCGACGCCCGTGCCGAGTACCACGCCGGTGCCATCGCGCACGTCGTCCGGATGCTGCGGGACCAGGAGGAGGGCTGGCAGAAATGGTTCCTCGACGAGAATGTCAACCGGATCGAAGTGCCGTATCCGGTGTTGTGGCGCAACCTGACCGAGGTCGTCGGCGACGTGCTCGAAGCGCTCGGCCAGGACCGCAGGCTGGCACCGCGGCCAGTGCTGGAACGTCAGGCCGATCAGCGTTCGGACGAATGGGTGGAGCGCTACCGCGCCGAAGCCGACAAGGAAGGGCTGCCGGTATGA
- a CDS encoding sulfatase family protein: MSDTPGQNVLFVHWHDLGRYLGAYGHPDVSSPRLDQLAAEGILFTRAHATAPLCSPSRGSLFTGRYPQSNGLVGLAHHGWEYHAGVRTLPQLLSESGWHTALFGMQHETSFPSRLGFDEFDVSNSYCEYVVEQAVRWLSDPPRKPFLLTAGFFETHRPYPRERYEPAASDTVTVPDYLPDSDAIRDDLAEFYGSIAVADAAVGRLLDALAAGGLDRNTWVVFLTDHGPALPRAKSTLYDAGTGIAMIVRPPRDAGIASHVYDELFSGVDLLPTLLEWLGVPVPAEVEGLSHASGLTSAGVHAEVRSELYTAKTYHDSFDPIRAVRTKDFSYIENYASRPLLDLPWDIADSPPGRAVQPAITDPRPARELYDLRADPTERHNLLLHIQPEYHAVAAQLALKLNTWRQQTGDVIPSDFTGTQISNRFTGTYLSIHGRPATSRSAAASDRGINPESTSQD, encoded by the coding sequence CATCCTTTTCACCCGGGCCCACGCCACCGCGCCGTTGTGCTCGCCGTCGCGCGGTTCGCTGTTCACGGGGCGCTACCCGCAGAGCAACGGGCTGGTCGGGCTGGCACACCACGGTTGGGAGTACCACGCAGGCGTCCGGACGCTACCTCAGCTGCTCTCCGAATCCGGCTGGCACACAGCACTATTCGGAATGCAGCACGAGACGTCGTTCCCGTCCCGGCTGGGGTTCGACGAGTTCGACGTGTCGAATTCCTACTGCGAGTACGTCGTCGAGCAGGCCGTGCGGTGGCTGTCCGACCCACCACGGAAACCGTTCCTGCTCACCGCCGGATTCTTCGAGACCCACCGGCCGTACCCGCGGGAACGCTACGAACCCGCGGCCAGCGACACCGTCACCGTCCCCGACTACCTGCCCGACAGCGACGCCATCCGCGACGACCTGGCGGAGTTCTACGGGTCCATCGCCGTGGCCGACGCGGCAGTGGGCCGGCTGCTGGACGCGCTGGCGGCGGGCGGGCTCGACCGGAATACGTGGGTGGTTTTCCTCACCGATCATGGTCCCGCGCTGCCGCGGGCCAAGTCGACGCTCTACGACGCCGGAACCGGTATCGCCATGATCGTGCGGCCGCCGCGGGATGCCGGGATCGCGTCGCACGTCTACGACGAACTGTTCAGTGGGGTGGATCTGCTGCCGACCCTGCTGGAGTGGCTCGGCGTGCCGGTTCCGGCTGAGGTGGAAGGGCTTTCGCACGCGTCAGGACTCACCTCTGCCGGGGTTCATGCCGAGGTGCGCAGCGAGCTCTACACCGCCAAGACCTATCACGACTCGTTCGACCCTATTCGCGCAGTGCGAACAAAAGACTTCAGTTACATCGAGAACTATGCTTCGCGTCCGCTGCTGGATTTACCGTGGGACATCGCCGACAGCCCACCCGGCCGGGCCGTGCAGCCCGCCATCACAGACCCGCGACCGGCCCGCGAGCTCTACGACCTACGCGCCGACCCCACCGAGCGGCACAACCTCCTCCTGCACATACAGCCCGAATACCATGCTGTGGCAGCGCAATTGGCGCTCAAGCTCAACACCTGGCGGCAACAGACGGGCGACGTCATACCCTCGGATTTCACCGGCACCCAGATCTCGAACCGCTTCACGGGGACATACCTGAGCATCCACGGACGCCCCGCCACGAGCCGATCCGCGGCGGCTTCCGACCGCGGCATCAACCCGGAATCGACCTCGCAAGATTAA